Below is a window of Dictyostelium discoideum AX4 chromosome 1 chromosome, whole genome shotgun sequence DNA.
TAATAGTCaataaaagttattttttaataatttttaaattgaaaaaaaaattcttttttttttttttttttttttttcattcttatttcaaattgttttaatcCAAATAACAAAAATGTCAATTTTTAGTAGGtgattaatttgtttaaaaaaaaataaaaaaaaaaatttttaatatatactaaatatttattattttttttttataggaTCTCTCACATCATTAAGTAATTTCAATgtgaataaaaattataataataataataataataataatattaataatattgccTCCACCAAAATTAGTCAAGAATCAAACCAAACttcttatttaatttttgcaCCATTAAAAAGATCTTTTACATATAGTtgttatatttaattaaaaaaaaaaaaaaaaaaaaaaaaaaaaaaaaaaaaaaaataataataaacaaataattaattaaataaataaagctTCTATTTAtccaaaaatttaaattattattattattatttttaatttttaaaatttcatttattttatatatgcatatatatatattttttttttttttttaattaaaattatttttattttatttattttattttatttttattgacaaattttaataaaaccatCATCAGTACCAGCTAATAAAACATGATGTAATGGAAAGAAAGATAAacttaaaatatttgattgttttggagtatttaattttaagcCATCAACTCTAAATGTATTTtgattaccaccaccactagtTAATTGATAAGGATCATCTAAAAGTGTCATTGAAGATAATTTATGACCAGAGGAAACTATGAGATCATTTTGATAGAGGGAAGCATTTGTAATGTTATCTTTAAAACCTTTCCACATTTTTGAAATGATTGGTGGTGATTGATGAAGGTCCCATTGAATTACAGATTTATCACCACAAGAGATAAGATAACGTGATCCTTGAGCAATTAGCTTATTGACAGGACTATCATGATGTGATTTCCATTGTTCCAAGATTGTACCGGTTCTAGTGTCCAATAGAGTGATCATACCAGATGAAGAACCTGTAGCAACCCAAGTTGGAGTAGCACTAGCAATaaaagaggaagaagagAATTGGTTAGAGTTTGAGCCTATTAAATGGTCATTAGAGGTGGCAATACAACGTATAGCTTGACCAGTTTGATATGCCAATGACCATTCGTGAGTCAATGAACCCATGGAAAGGTCATAGAACGATAGGGTTGATTCACAAGTTGAagcaattaaatatttagaaGAGATTGGCTCAAAACATGAGAAACTACCAGTTGGCTCATAAAATACATTCACCTTAATTTTACTCTCTGGGTCCCAAACTTGAATGGAGGTAATATCACAACTTGCCACTAACGAGGATACAAAATGTACTGTATGAGCTGTATGCATATGTTGATTATAGGTTGTTAATGATTTAGTTGAATCTAAACTCCAAATTTTAACAAGATTATCTTTTGAACCACTTATAAATCTTTCCTCAGATGGTGATACAGCCAATGATTTAATAGATGCATTATGTTCTTTATATTGTGCGACTATATTACCTTGTAATGTAAATGTTTTATCacaaattaaatcatcataATCTTGATAATCATCTAATAAATAAGTTGAACTAATTTTTTGATCTAAAGTTTCTTCAATTATATCATATAATCCATCGTCTGAAACATATGGTggtataaaatttaaactatttggattttcattattattatttgttgttgttgttgttgttgttgttgttgttgttgttgttgttgttgttattgttgaatttgtagttttaatattattttcttttatataaattCTCATTATAtgttcaattaaagaattatcagAGATTTCAGCTCTCATAACTTCAAAACCAATGATTCTTgctaatttataataaagataataagtCATTTCAGGTGAATAAATACTACGTAATTGTTTTGTAGTTTCAGAATCACCACCAATTTTAGCATAACTATTATCACCGCTATAATCATAGAGATctgaataatttgaaaagaatTGTTGAACATactttaatatataattttttgtaTGATTTACACCGATTCTACCAGAGATTCTTAATAAAGTTTCAGCCaatggtaatagtaatgaaGTATTTGAaggatttaataataatgaagccAATTGAGTCGATTCTTTTAGCAATGATCTTAATACTAAACCAGGTTTAACCAATAGGATTAATTCttgtaataatgataacaaAGTACATGGTATCGATTCAGATCTTGATGCTTTTGAAGAATGTTTTTGAATTAGTATGAAAATGGAAgggaaataaaatttgacaATAACATTTTCACCAAGACTTGAAGCTATTGCAACCAATGGTTCATTTAAATGTTGAAGACGTGGTTTAGTTAATGCAACCAATAGTGGATACATCATATGTCTAATTGTTAATGGTATACCTAGGACTTTGGATATCTTTATCAATGCAGTTGTCAACATTTCATGATTTGGGTTATCCTTTGGATTGGTTTTAACACTGTCCAATAGGAATGGTAGTATATGATGAATGTAAACGTCCCTTCCAAATCTTGAAACTATCATATCGATCATTggtatttgaattaaatgacATTGTAATAGATGATCGTCATGTCTCTGATATAGGGCTATCAGACATGGTAGTAGATAGCTAGTTGATAAATGTATACCTAATCTCTGTGATAACGGATCCAATAAATCTATTAATGCCGATACCATAGTTTTAGAATCATAGAATAGTTCTAAAATAAATGGtagaattaaatcaatagaTTCATTTGGTAATGATGTCACAATACCAATATTTGCCAAAGTAAATGTTAATCTCTCCTCTGGTGTATTTAATGAATGATAATGAACCAAGAAATGGTACATctgtttaaaataatttggaaataatgatgatgataataattcatttactTCACTTCTTTCCATTGGATTTggttgaattaatttatcaacaatctctttaacattatttggtaaatttgaaGTTATCATAAATGATccattcttattattattattattattattattattattattattattattactactatttgaATGATTTAAGAAATGATTTTCTAATCCTTTTGATGTAAATAATGGATAACCTTGATATAATTCTGCTATAATACATCCTAATGCAAAcatatcatttgattttaatatttctaaattactttgttctttattatttgaaaatattttaattaatcctTTATTCTTTTCATTATCTATTGATAActcactactaccactattattatcattaaattctaATGGTCTGtaaattggtaataaattttcaaaattatgaccaaattcattatttaattcacaatttaataatgattctatAAATacatttggttttttttgttgtgaATGATATGATGCTACATTATTTTGTGTAGTGTTATTGTTATAGATAATGTATGGTTGAGTAGTAGAAGTAGTTgtattagtagtagtagaaacatttgttggtgatgatgaataaattatatttgcATTAATACCAGTGACATCTTTATTCAATAATTCATATTCATATAATTCAAGTTCTAATTCAGCTGGTAATGGTTCAATTATATGTTCTTGATTTGTATAAATTGAAGATAAATCAGTTGTACTATTTGATACATTTGGTGGTGTTATTGGTCTAGTTGATTCactattttgttgttgttgttgttgttgttgttgttgttgttgaattgatgatgaatccTTTAATGAAGTTGGTGAAGGTGGACTTGTTATATTATTTCCAATACTATCACCCATATTACTATTTGTAGtggtattatttgttgttggtgcATTAGTAGTACTCTTACTAATACCcattgatgaaaataaaccaTTACTATATTTCTTTATCATTGATTCTTCAGATtttgaatgaattaaatGTAATTGTTTACTATTTGGTGAGtttgcttgttgttgttgtgattgttgttgtgattgttgttgctgcgcttgttgttgttgttgttgttgtagttgttgttgtaaatatAATTGATGTTGCATTGAAGAATTACCAATACTACTACCATAACCaatataatttgaatttacacTTGATAAAAGATCAATTTGAACTGGTGTATTTGTTGGTGAAGATGATACAATTGAGTTATCTTCTTTTTCGATTTTAATGGCTTGTGTAAATAATGATGGTAAAAATTTTGCAAGTGATGGTTTATTTTCACCCTCTTTTTTACCTGATGATGTtcttggtttattattaacaccactattactactactactactattattattattaataattgaaaatgaccTTTGTGTTTGACtagttggtgttgatgaagTTTGTTGATGAgatgattgtgattgtgatgatggtgatgtcGCACTATTTAAACTACCCATACTGCTACTCattgatggtgataataaaatattactattactattaccagGTGCACTAGATGAACTATTTGAACCGAATGAATCTGATCTTGATGATACTGTATTAggaatattactattatgactatgatgatgatgatgattatttacatttgataaattatttaaaattgaatttatagtTGTATTTGGTAAGAATGTACTATTatgatttatattttgattttcatatCTAAATGAACtctcattaaatttaattgtaaattctGTATCaaattgtggttgttgttgagtttgttgttgatgctgttgagtttgttgttgtctttgatattttaaagattttaaatattttttctttGGATGAGGatgattaaataattgaacgATACCATTATTTCTTGGAATAGTTGTATCCATTAATGCTAAATTCTTTGCTTTAATAGCTTCTTCACCAGATAATAAATAACCAAAAGTTAAATCAATCCAAGAAtgtaattgttttgaaaCATGATCACTCTCTAATGCATTCATatgaatttttataaattcttgAGTGGATTGATTCGGTACCCAATCTGGTAATTGTAAATCTGGCATATCAGAATGAATCGATTTAAATATAGTTGAATCTGTAAAAAACTCTGGTATACATTCATCAGGTGTCCAACGATAAAGACGTTCCATCGTTGCTGGATATTCATTTGGTTCATAATTTGTACGTACGAATCTTCTTAATAATGGTACTGATGTTCTTCTTGCTAAATAACTATAATATGTTAACTCTGAAAGTATATCAGAAATATGATGTGCTTTACCactattaccactaccaccaccaccaccattattactactatttgtTATACCACCAGTACTACCAATACTACCAATGCCACCACCCATACTATCATCACCTAATGTCGTTGAATTACcagtattaaaaaattgaaaatctaATTGTTCATCACCTTTATTTAAtctatattttgtttttgttaaaTCTCTCCAACCTACTGTTTTCCCTGATtgatcttcattattattattattattattattactactactactattatcaacatcatcacgactatcattatcattatcaatattaattggtGAAGTTGTAAAATCAATTACCCAAGGTAAAACAGGATGATTCATTGGATCACCAATATGACGATGAgctaaatgatttaaaatcattaaataattgaaatttgataattcacCATTGATCCATTTATTCATTGAACTTTCAAATTGATTCTCTAAAGGTTGATGATATAATGGAGTTGAAGGGAATGAAAAACCCTCTAATCCTAACCacatttgattatttaaatgaatatttgATGGTTGTAAATCACCATGAACAATCTCTCGTTGatgtaaaaatgaaaataattgtatcaattgataaatcataAATGTTGTTATCTTTTGATTCCTTTGTAAATATTGTAAACTATATCTTAATAATCCATCTAatgtataattatattttttataaattataaatattttatcatttaaattattattatttttatcatcatcatcatcattatcattatcattattatcaatatcattataaatgatttcaattattggtaataaatttggatgaagttttaaaacatttggtGAAGTATAATCAATTGATGGTGGTATATTTGTATCTGTGAAatgaattgaatttggtaatgAACTTATATATGTTGAAAATGATTGTAATActgattttataaattctttattaaatgtGAATGATtgactattactattattattattattattattatcatcatcatctttattatccaatgaatttaatttctcttgaactatataattatttgtaaaatttaaattattttgatcaatattataaagcattggtggtgaattaatttcatcaaaatATTCCCATAGAGATAATGTTTCATTTGgttgaaatttaaattgttgttgttgttgttgttgttgttgttgtgatgtTTTTAAAGATCTTTCATATAACCTTGGTCTTTGttgactattattatcattactattatttatccaattctttttaacaacttgaattgaaatttcatcaccatcatatGAAGATGCTTCGAAACTACCttgtttatatttaatggttgttctttttcttggcattgaatttaaatcatttaatgaaattgatgttgataatggagttgttgttgttgacgttgatgatgatgatgatggtgacaatggtgatgatggtgctGGTGGTGGTGCTTTTTCTCCAGTATTATCTTCATCTCCttcaccactattattattattttcttcagaattattattattatttttatttttatttaaatcatgaTCGTTATGTTTATTTGCatattgtaataatattgaagttgatttatctttaattaaatcatcaattatattattattactaatgtTTACAAATCCATTGCTACCTATtaaactactattattattactagttttattaaaaataaaatctattgATCCTTTGTGAGcctaaataattgaaaaaaaaaaaaaaaaaagaaaaaaaaggaaaaaaaagttaatatagATAAGAGTAAAATGAATATTGTAAAAAGTGGgtgtgtgtgtatgtgtATGTTTTGGGAGTATATTaagattataaaaatacataCGGATACAGTTGAAagattaaatgaaattgaattctTTGAGTGAATATCTTCTTGATCAAGTGAGAGGAAACAAatgtttaattgtttttcaatcTCTTCTTTTATCTCTTCTTTTGATACTGTTTGCCCCATATTGCTCACTGTTCTCTCTCTCTCCCACTCAAAAATATTctccccttttttttttttataactcTTAATTTCCTTCTTCAAATTACCaacctaattttttttttttttttgtttttttttttttcttattaaatgtttaaatatatattatttgatattattattattctattTGTTATagttcccaaaaaaaaaatctgaaaataaaaaaaaataaaaaaaaataaaaaaaaaaaataaaaaaaaataaaaaaaaaaaaaaactaaaaattaaaaaaaaatctgaaaatgtttttttttttttttttttttttttttttaaaaaaaaaaataaataatggtttatttattattttttttttttaaataatcaataaattgattaataggaaatttctattattttgattttacaaATGTTTCAGTATATTCACCAGATGTTTTTTGATTTGGATTTGAAGAAGTTATTAAATCTACATAAGTGAGTGATGATGGATTATCACGATTTAAATCCCAAGATGAAGTGAaactaattgaatttgattttgcaaaatgttgaaattttaGCAGCATCATCAATGGTAAACATACTAAGatcatcatttaaaccaATCATTGGAGTAATAGCAACTTTTCCATATGCTTCAGAATCACTTAATGATGGGTAAACggttttcaattgatttttaatactAGTTACACATTGAATTGCAGCCTCACCCATATCGTCTTTCCATTCTTCCATATAATAATCCATTGCCATACCATTAACTATGAAATTAAGTCCTTGATCTTTGAATGCATTTACACTTTCCAATCCTTTTGATGTTAAACCAGTTGGCAATGTTGGAAGTGTTAAACTTATTAAAAGAGTGGGATTCTTTGATTGAATACTTTTCAAAGCTAATGCAATATTCTTATCATTGAATAAAGAATTCTCTAAATCAAAATCTAATCCATATGCATTATAAATAGTGACCACGGTATTATAAGTCTCAATCAATTCTTCAACTGAAAATCTACAAGAGATATCTTGATTAGATGCACCACCAAATGAAACTATAACTTTTTTACCATTCTCTTGAATGTCTTTTGCCAATGGCAATGCCCAATCAAGTGGCATTGTTGGTTGTGCTGCCcctaattatattttaaaaaaaaaataataaaaataaaaataaaaataaaaaaaaaaaaaataaaaaaaataaaacattttaattaattttttttttttttttttttttttttttttttttttatttctttaaaaaaataattaattaatttagaaaACTTACAACATGCAGTATTATCAGAAGAAGATAATGTAATGAAGCCAAATACTAAACCAAAAACATTATAGTCAATAGCTTGTTTTGAATAAATTGGATTTGGTCTTCCACTTGGATAGTTTTGCCCTATTTAATTTAGAATTTCaagtaattaattaataaaaaattcttttttataattattttaaatttttttatgtgtACACTTACAATCAGACCAATCAGCATTAACAGAAACATCAATAAATGGTATATGtgacatttttaatttgattttattattattattttattattttaataaatgaggaataattaattataatattagaaaagaaaaaaaaaaccattttatatttttttggtttgagaaaaaaaaaaaaaaaaataaaaattaaaaaattatattaaataatttgtttttttttttttacttcaCCCCATAAATgagatttcaatttttaaaatctttttttttaaaaaaaaaaaaaaaaatgaaatattgtTGGAATGGGCAAAATGATTGGtggttaaaaaaattttaatcccCAACAGACAGATTAttcaaatcatttttaaaattatttactgggtaaaaaaaaaaaaaaaaaaaaaaaaaaaataaataaatattgttCAATgggttttgaaaaaattttacttttatttttgttgaatGTTCACCAACctccaattattttttattttatttttcaatcaaGCCCCTgcaattatttttaggttttttttcaaataattaaactaaaagattgaaaaaatcttttgatattaaaaaaaataaaacaattataaattggaattaatttatatttttgatattaaaaaaaataaaaaaattataaattgtttaaattaattttttattttttttattttaaaaaaataaaaaaaaaaagaaaaagaaaaaattaatttaattgaataatgaaaaaaaaaaaaaaatctctagaaaatttgatttcaaaaacacttttttattttttttttttaatttttttgtgatTAAATTATtccaataatttatttttagggATTTTGTAATAAACAAtgaactttaattttttttttttttgtctttattattttattttattttattttatttttattttaattatattttattttattttattttattttattttattttattttattttattttattttattttattttgtttctttttttttttccatattcataattaataattaaattaactcattgtattttataattttttattttttttatttagttataaaaaaaaataaaaataaaaatattgtgTAGACCACTGTCGTGGTTAGGTTATAACCAAagtctcaaaaaaaaatcctatttttttaatttttttaatttttttttattttttttaatttatttttttttttttttaaaaaaaatttttattttaattttatttttctgaAAAATCTGTggaaaaaagaaagattttgtattttttttaattactttCCAACAAATAATCGTACATATTTaggtaaatatttatttaaaaaacaacaattttcATACACCAATACCCTTTACTTTTTTGGGTACAACAATAACATAATCACAACACTGAATTGagtatttatatataaccaattttttttttttttttttttttttttttttgataatctgTGTAACGGGACAGAGaggtcaaaaaaaaataaaaataaaaaaataaaaaaataataaaattatttattttatttcataccacacacacacacacacacacactaCAAActacaattaaatatttaattaataattgttgtgtgctttttatattttaattcactttttaattttttttttgtttaaaattttttttttttttaaaataaataaaactactTCGATTttatcataaaaataaaaataaaaaaaacaaattaaataaaaaaataataaaaaagaaaaaaataaaaaaataaaaaaaaaaataaaaaaataaaaaaaacacacgCACTCACGAATACTCTCCGACATTAAACTAACtgtattttagttttttttttttttatttaaatatataaagttttttttttttatttatttattttttattattattattagtgcTCTATAcgaataatataattatatatatatatatatatatatatttatttaattactagaatatatatatatatttatagtCAAACatattttacaattaaaaaatggcACAAGTATTTCCTGATGTAATTGAAGAAAAGATtcaagatgatgataaattttttggACAAACAAGATTAAAAAACGATGATATAGATTTCAATGATCCAGATAATGTTTTAACAATGAAAAATATTCATAAAACTTATTTATTAGGTATTGAAGGTGTACCTGCACTAAGGTTtgtataaattatataaattttataaaaattaattagtgTGCGCtaacatataaaaaattatatcatttattttcaaaagagGTGTTTCAATGGCAATTAAAAGAGGagaatttatttgtattttcgGTACATCTGGTGGTGGTAAAACAACAATGTTAAATATTATTGGTACAATCGATAAACCTACAAAAGGTGAAATGAAATTATGTGGTaaaagtaattattattattattttatatattttatatatattaaataaatactaatatttaatttttattataattaaagcAATTAATCATAAAACAACTGATAAAGATTTAGCATTTTTAAGATTAAGAAATATTGGATTCGTATTTcaaacatttaatttattatcatcattgaCAGCATTGGAGAATGTTGAAATGCCAATGATTTTATTGGGTGAATTATCAGCAAGTGAAAGAAGAGAAAGagcaatttcattattaacaaAAGTAGGTATGAAAGATCGTTTAGATCATTTCCCATCCCAACTATCTGGTGGTGAACAACAACGTGTTACAATTGCACGTGCTATTGCAAATA
It encodes the following:
- a CDS encoding glycoside hydrolase family 18 protein, which produces MSHIPFIDVSVNADWSDWQNYPSGRPNPIYSKQAIDYNVFGLVFGFITLSSSDNTACWAAQPTMPLDWALPLAKDIQENGKKVIVSFGGASNQDISCRFSVEELIETYNTVVTIYNAYGLDFDLENSLFNDKNIALALKSIQSKNPTLLISLTLPTLPTGLTSKGLESVNAFKDQGLNFIVNGMAMDYYMEEWKDDMGEAAIQCVTSIKNQLKTVYPSLSDSEAYGKVAITPMIGLNDDLSMFTIDDAAKISTFCKIKFN
- the lvsG gene encoding BEACH domain-containing protein (Similar to KMC) encodes the protein MGQTVSKEEIKEEIEKQLNICFLSLDQEDIHSKNSISFNLSTVSAHKGSIDFIFNKTSNNNSSLIGSNGFVNISNNNIIDDLIKDKSTSILLQYANKHNDHDLNKNKNNNNNSEENNNNSGEGDEDNTGEKAPPPAPSSPLSPSSSSSTSTTTTPLSTSISLNDLNSMPRKRTTIKYKQGSFEASSYDGDEISIQVVKKNWINNSNDNNSQQRPRLYERSLKTSQQQQQQQQQQFKFQPNETLSLWEYFDEINSPPMLYNIDQNNLNFTNNYIVQEKLNSLDNKDDDDNNNNNNNSNSQSFTFNKEFIKSVLQSFSTYISSLPNSIHFTDTNIPPSIDYTSPNVLKLHPNLLPIIEIIYNDIDNNDNDNDDDDDKNNNNLNDKIFIIYKKYNYTLDGLLRYSLQYLQRNQKITTFMIYQLIQLFSFLHQREIVHGDLQPSNIHLNNQMWLGLEGFSFPSTPLYHQPLENQFESSMNKWINGELSNFNYLMILNHLAHRHIGDPMNHPVLPWVIDFTTSPINIDNDNDSRDDVDNSSSSNNNNNNNNEDQSGKTVGWRDLTKTKYRLNKGDEQLDFQFFNTGNSTTLGDDSMGGGIGSIGSTGGITNSSNNGGGGGSGNSGKAHHISDILSELTYYSYLARRTSVPLLRRFVRTNYEPNEYPATMERLYRWTPDECIPEFFTDSTIFKSIHSDMPDLQLPDWVPNQSTQEFIKIHMNALESDHVSKQLHSWIDLTFGYLLSGEEAIKAKNLALMDTTIPRNNGIVQLFNHPHPKKKYLKSLKYQRQQQTQQHQQQTQQQPQFDTEFTIKFNESSFRYENQNINHNSTFLPNTTINSILNNLSNVNNHHHHHSHNSNIPNTVSSRSDSFGSNSSSSAPGNSNSNILLSPSMSSSMGSLNSATSPSSQSQSSHQQTSSTPTSQTQRSFSIINNNNSSSSSNSGVNNKPRTSSGKKEGENKPSLAKFLPSLFTQAIKIEKEDNSIVSSSPTNTPVQIDLLSSVNSNYIGYGSSIGNSSMQHQLYLQQQLQQQQQQQAQQQQSQQQSQQQQANSPNSKQLHLIHSKSEESMIKKYSNGLFSSMGISKSTTNAPTTNNTTTNSNMGDSIGNNITSPPSPTSLKDSSSIQQQQQQQQQQQQNSESTRPITPPNVSNSTTDLSSIYTNQEHIIEPLPAELELELYEYELLNKDVTGINANIIYSSSPTNVSTTTNTTTSTTQPYIIYNNNTTQNNVASYHSQQKKPNVFIESLLNCELNNEFGHNFENLLPIYRPLEFNDNNSGSSELSIDNEKNKGLIKIFSNNKEQSNLEILKSNDMFALGCIIAELYQGYPLFTSKGLENHFLNHSNSSNNNNNNNNNNNNNNKNGSFMITSNLPNNVKEIVDKLIQPNPMERSEVNELLSSSLFPNYFKQMYHFLVHYHSLNTPEERLTFTLANIGIVTSLPNESIDLILPFILELFYDSKTMVSALIDLLDPLSQRLGIHLSTSYLLPCLIALYQRHDDHLLQCHLIQIPMIDMIVSRFGRDVYIHHILPFLLDSVKTNPKDNPNHEMLTTALIKISKVLGIPLTIRHMMYPLLVALTKPRLQHLNEPLVAIASSLGENVIVKFYFPSIFILIQKHSSKASRSESIPCTLLSLLQELILLVKPGLVLRSLLKESTQLASLLLNPSNTSLLLPLAETLLRISGRIGVNHTKNYILKYVQQFFSNYSDLYDYSGDNSYAKIGGDSETTKQLRSIYSPEMTYYLYYKLARIIGFEVMRAEISDNSLIEHIMRIYIKENNIKTTNSTITTTTTTTTTTTTTTTTNNNNENPNSLNFIPPYVSDDGLYDIIEETLDQKISSTYLLDDYQDYDDLICDKTFTLQGNIVAQYKEHNASIKSLAVSPSEERFISGSKDNLVKIWSLDSTKSLTTYNQHMHTAHTVHFVSSLVASCDITSIQVWDPESKIKVNVFYEPTGSFSCFEPISSKYLIASTCESTLSFYDLSMGSLTHEWSLAYQTGQAIRCIATSNDHLIGSNSNQFSSSSFIASATPTWVATGSSSGMITLLDTRTGTILEQWKSHHDSPVNKLIAQGSRYLISCGDKSVIQWDLHQSPPIISKMWKGFKDNITNASLYQNDLIVSSGHKLSSMTLLDDPYQLTSGGGNQNTFRVDGLKLNTPKQSNILSLSFFPLHHVLLAGTDDGFIKICQ